In Homo sapiens chromosome 11, GRCh38.p14 Primary Assembly, one DNA window encodes the following:
- the OR8B4 gene encoding olfactory receptor 8B4, protein MTLRNSSSVTEFILVGLSEQPELQLPLFLLFLGIYVFTVVGNLGLITLIGINPSLHTPMYFFLFNLSFIDLCYSCVFTPKMLNDFVSESIISYVGCMTQLFFFCFFVNSECYVLVSMAYDRYVAICNPLLYMVTMSPRVCFLLMFGSYVVGFAGAMAHTGSMLRLTFCDSNVIDHYLCDVLPLLQLSCTSTHVSELVFFIVVGVITMLSSISIVISYALILSNILCIPSAEGRSKAFSTWGSHIIAVALFFGSGTFTYLTTSFPGSMNHGRFASVFYTNVVPMLNPSIYSLRNKDDKLALGKTLKRVLF, encoded by the coding sequence ATGACTCTGAGAAACAGCTCCTCAGTGACTGAGTTTATCCTTGTGGGATTATCAGAACAGCCAGAGCTCCagctccctcttttccttctattcttagGGATCTATGTGTTCACTGTGGTGGGCAACTTGGGCTTGATCACCTTAATTGGGATAAATCCTAGCCTTCACACCCCCATGTACTTTTTCCTCTTCAACTTGTCCTTTATAGATCTCTGTTATTCCTGTGTGTTTACCCCCAAAATGCTGAATGACTTTGTTTCAGAAAGTATCATCTCTTATGTGGGATGTATGACTCagctatttttcttctgtttctttgtcaATTCTGAGTGCTATGTGTTGGTATCAATGGCCTATGATCGCTATGTGGCCATCTGCAACCCCCTGCTCTACATGGTCACCATGTCCCCAAGGGTCTGCTTTCTGCTGATGTTTGGTTCCTATGTGGTAGGGTTTGCTGGGGCCATGGCCCACACTGGAAGCATGCTGCGACTGACCTTCTGTGATTCCAACGTCATTGACCATTATCTGTGTGACGTTCTCCCCCTCTTGCAGCTCTCCTGCACCAGCACCCATGTCAGTGAGCTggtatttttcattgttgttggaGTAATCACCATGCTATCCAGCATAAGCATCGTCATCTCTTACGCTTTGATACTCTCCAACATCCTCTGTATTCCTTCTGCAGAGGGCAGATCCAAAGCCTTTAGCACATGGGGCTCCCACATAATTGCTGTTGCTCTGTTTTTTGGGTCAGGGACATTCACCTACTTAACAACATCTTTTCCTGGCTCTATGAACCATGGCAGATTTGCCTCAGTCTTTTACACCAATGTGGTTCCCATGCTTAACCCTTCGATCTACAGTTTGAGGAATAAGGATGATAAACTTGCCCTGGGCAAAACCCTGAAGAGAGTGCTCTTCTAA
- the OR8B8 gene encoding olfactory receptor 8B8 — protein sequence MAAENSSFVTQFILAGLTDQPGVQIPLFFLFLGFYVVTVVGNLGLITLIRLNSHLHTPMYFFLYNLSFIDFCYSSVITPKMLMSFVLKKNSISYAGCMTQLFFFLFFVVSESFILSAMAYDRYVAICNPLLYMVTMSPQVCFLLLLGVYGMGFAGAMAHTACMMGVTFCANNLVNHYMCDILPLLECACTSTYVNELVVFVVVGIDIGVPTVTIFISYALILSSIFHIDSTEGRSKAFSTCSSHIIAVSLFFGSGAFMYLKPFSLLAMNQGKVSSLFYTTVVPMLNPLIYSLRNKDVKVALKKILNKNAFS from the coding sequence ATGGCTGCTGAGAATTCCTCCTTCGTGACACAGTTTATCCTCGCAGGCTTAACTGACCAACCGGGAGTCCAGATCCCCCTCTTCTTCCTGTTTCTAGGCTTCTACGTGGTCACTGTGGTGGGGAACCTGGGCTTGATAACCCTGATAAGGCTCAACTCTCACTTGCACACCCCTATGTACTTCTTCCTCTATAACTTGTCCTTCATAGATTTCTGCTATTCCAGTGTTATcactcccaaaatgctgatgaGCTTTGTCTTAAAGAAGAACAGCATCTCCTACGCAGGGTGTATGACTCagctcttcttctttcttttctttgttgtctCTGAGTCCTTCATCCTGTCAGCAATGGCGTATGACCGCTATGTGGCCATCTGTAACCCACTGTTGTACATGGTCACCATGTCTCCCCAGGtgtgttttctccttttgttGGGTGTCTATGGGATGGGGTTTGCTGGGGCCATGGCCCACACAGCGTGCATGATGGGTGTGACCTTCTGTGCCAATAACCTTGTCAACCACTACATGTGTGACATCCTTCCCCTTCTTGAGTGTGCTTGCACCAGCACCTATGTGAATGAGCTTGTAGTGTTTGTTGTTGTGGGCATTGATATTGGTGTGCCCACAGTCACCATCTTCATTTCCTATGCTctcattctctccagcatcttccACATTGATTCCACGGAGGGCAGGTCCAAAGCCTTCAGCACCTGCAGCTCCCACATAATTGCAGTTTCTCTGTTCTTTGGGTCAGGAGCATTCATGTACCTCAAACCCTTTTCTCTTTTAGCTATGAACCAGGGCAAGGTGTCTTCCCTATTCTATACCACTGTGGTGCCCATGCTCAACCCATTAATTTATAGCCTGAGGAATAAGGACGTCAAAGTTGCTCTAAAGAAAATCTTGAACAAAAATGCATTCTCCTGA